Proteins encoded together in one Triticum dicoccoides isolate Atlit2015 ecotype Zavitan chromosome 7B, WEW_v2.0, whole genome shotgun sequence window:
- the LOC119338939 gene encoding uncharacterized protein LOC119338939: MPADAKPRALLPVRPLLLLSIPFLSLLLLYGYSSSMRRGAAFRSYDDYLRHQLNKTLDPRLRRVWATRDWRRKVDAFARAFRALQAEGLLSNASRALCVGARLGQEVAALRLVGVPDAVGIDLAPAPPLVVRGDFHAQPFGDGAFDFEFSNVFDHALYPDRFVAEIERTLRPGGVAVLHVAVHRRGDKYSANDLLDVDGLLALFRRSEVVRVSKVDAFGLDTEVVLRKKRSP; this comes from the exons ATGCCCGCCGATGCCAAGCCCCGCGCCCTCCTCCCCGTCCGCCCgctcctcctcctctcgatccccttcctctccctcctcctcctctacggCTACTCCTCCTCG ATGCGCCGCGGCGCCGCCTTCCGCTCCTACGACGACTACCTCCGCCACCAGCTCAACAAGACCCTCGACCcgcgcctccgccgcgtctgggcCACCCGCGACTGGCGCCGCAAGGTCGACGCCTTCGCGCGCGCCTTCCGGGCCCTCCAGGCCGAGGGCCTCCTCTCCAACGCctcccgcgcgctctgcgtcggcgCGCGCCTCGGCCAGGAGGTCGCCGCGCTCCGCCTCGTCGGCGTGCCCGACGCCGTCGGCATCGACCTCGCACCGGCGCCGCCGCTCGTCGTCAGGGGCGACTTCCACGCGCAGCCCTTCGGCGACGGCGCCTTCGACTTCGAGTTCTCCAACGTGTTCGACCACGCGCTCTACCCGGACCGCTTCGTCGCCGAGATCGAGCGCACGCTGCGCCCGGGCGGCGTCGCCGTGCTGCACGTCGCGGTGCACCGCCGCGGGGACAAGTACTCGGCCAACGACCTGCTCGACGTCGACGGCCTGCTCGCGCTCTTCCGGCGGTCGGAGGTGGTCAGGGTCTCCAAGGTCGACGCCTTCGGCCTGGACACCGAGGTCGTCCTCCGCAAGAAGAGGTCACCCTAG
- the LOC119341229 gene encoding uncharacterized protein LOC119341229 translates to MASGGGGDRRRGSCRAKGKKKKKTKYLSLSRHLAKAVEVHRPAESLSVEDSLPPPSALPSPSTEEAVEDGCGHEQQQLEPFTLHPEAPSTLFAAAPSLTDILGVSSPSFSGGGEGGSPSCTLSPDASAGTAGGKEEDLARRALRGRERWVYCRSSSSSPSAATATTTTSSSCSSAASTGAASARSPLLKLDYDEILAAWAGRGSLFIGGTASHVTPKLELDSEVFVDVAPPPQAATWSSPEVSGRAERVRRYKEKRHARLFSKRIRYEVRRLNAVRRPRLKGRFIKEKEGVAMAD, encoded by the exons AtggctagcggcggcggcggcgaccggcggcggGGCTCGTGCCGggccaaggggaagaagaagaagaagaccaagtaccTCAGCCTCAGCCGCCACCTCGCCAAGGCGGTGGAGGTCCACAGGCCTGCTGAATCTCTGTCGGTGGAGGATTCCTTGCCGCCACCCTCGGCGTTGCCGTCCCCGTCcacggaggaggcggtggaggatggATGCGGGCACGAGCAGCAGCAGCTCGAGCCGTTCACGCTGCATCCTGAGGCGCCTTCGACTCTCTTCGCGGCGGCGCCGTCGCTCACTGACATCCTCGGCGTGTCCTCCCCCTCCTTTTCCGGCGGCGGCGAAGGGGGTTCACCGTCGTGCACCCTCTCCCCGGACGCCTCCGCGGGGACTGCTGGCGGGAAGGAGGAGGACCTTGCGCGGCGCGCGCTCCGGGGGAGGGAGCGGTGGGTGTACTGCAGGAGCAGCTCCTCTTCGCCGAGCGCGGCCACTGCGACGACCACCACCTCATCCTCCTGCTCGTCGGCCGCGAGCACGGGCGCCGCCTCCGCGCGGTCGCCGCTGCTCAAGCTGGACTACGACGAGATCCTGGCCGCCTGGGCGGGCCGCGGGTCCCTCTTCATCGGCGGCACCGCGAGCCACGTCACGCCCAAGCTGGAGCTCGATTCT GAGGTGTTCGTGGATGTGGCGCCGCCGCCGCAggcggcgacgtggagctcgcCGGAGGTGTCCGGGAGGGCGGAGAGGGTGAGGCGGTATAAGGAGAAGCGACATGCCCGGCTGTTCTCGAAGCGGATCCGGTACGAGGTTCGCCGGCTCAATGCCGTCAGGCGGCCGCGCTTGAAG GGTCGTTTCATCAAGGAGAAGGAAGGTGTTGCAATGGCCGATTGA